GGGAAGTGTCAATGGAGACATCTAAGAGTATTTCAACGTAACTTAATTCAACTATTCCCTTTTATTTTGCTCGTCACAATTACAAGTatgcatataaatatatttataataggaAAGGATGCTCAGTACATATGTAATTTTATTGTTGCTACCACTTTCAGAATTCAGAGGGAAGAAGCTAGAATTACTGCGTGGGAGACTTTACAAAAAGCAAAAGCTGAAGCTGCAATAAGGAAACTAGAGGTACTTTCAAGATTTTCCCTCGCTCGTTGCTGTCGTAAAGCTCACGCATCATTTTGTAATAGCCCTCCCTCACGATACTTTTAgttataaagaaaaataatatacgattaaaaggaattttgatttttgaaactcagaggtattcaaattttcatcgAGGCACAAACATAAAAACATAAAGTACAATAATAAAatgtcaaataatttatttgtttttgaatgattttcttattaataatttatgtcTCTGTCTTCTCTCTCCCTTCAACTCATGCATGCTTCTACATATTGCTCTTCTCCTTCAAACCACATTTCTGTATACAAATCTTTTCATTTTTAGCCGATTTAGGTagtaatattttcaagaaatttgaaatttatgtttttttaagatttttcttttgattatatatttatttatcacgCTAtctataataaaatcataaaattttattgtataGAATCGAAAGAAACATGTGTTTTAGAATCGGTTTTTGGGACTATCTGCAGCGGTTTTTCACCGCTTCGAATTTATTTGAAGCGGTTTTTGTACCGACTCCATTTCTTCCGCTCTTAGCATCTATTGCACCGTAACCACAGCCGGTGGTGAAACAATAACATCCGATCCTAAAGACCATTATTGAAGCGGTTTATAACCACTCCTGTACGTAGCAACACAAGCGGTGTATAACAGCTGGTGCTGCATTTCGTTTGAAGCGGTAAGAACCGCTCTTACAAGTGGCAACACAAGTGGCTAGTAACTGTTTGTGGTCCATTTATATTGAAGCGGTTTATAAACGCTCCTACAAGCAGCAACACAAGTGGTTTTTAACCGGTGGTGCTCCATTTATTTTGCAGCGGTTGGGAACCAAATGAAAATACCCGCTTTGGTTACTTTGCTCTCGAGGCGATATAGGAGCGGTTAAGTAACGCTTTTAAATGCGATACATTTTTATTTGTAGGAGCGGTTGTAAACCAATtcataagtattttaaaaaaaaacaattccaaaattattatattcatTTCCTTCTACacaagaaaatggaaaaaaaaatgatacatataaaataaataactcGAAATCGACAAAAACATTTGTCATTTACTAGGAAACCAAACAAAATCCACAAATGAATATCTAAGTTTGCAGAAACatgaaattctaaaaaaaaaaaaaaacatattgatGATTGCAAACGAAGGCTAAAACTAAAGTATGTTTTTTCTTAAATATCTAATCACCAGATGATTCTTCTGGAGGAGTTCTGCCATCATTTTCTCTTTCATTGGATGTGACATAAATGTGTTTCTGAATGATGTTTGTCATTACAGTTGCCATCTGTAAAAATAAATCGAAATTATCATAGAGTAGAACAAGCAACCAATTTtttcatttgatattttataacaTGTAAATACCTGTGTTGGTAACAATTCATGCCCGCTAGACCCTCCAGGTATCATACAATGCATAACCCGTGTACAACTTTCGAATTGATCTTGCATTTGTCTCATTTTCTCCATTTCTGTATGTAGTTGTGCTTTTTGCACCTCCATTTCTGCTCGCAACTACGATTCACGCATCTCCATATCTTTCTTCATTTGTTCTTGCatttctttgaatttatttgtcATCTCCAAAGTAGAATGATAGTTTTGCCTATTGTAGAATGAGCTTCGCCTGCATTGTTCAGGGAAGACTTGGCTAGGCAGTGCTCCTGCTCCCAGACATCGAACTCGGCCAGAATGCTCGGTTCCAAATACATCACTGCATAAAACTTGtaattaatacatatatattttgtaataacattaacaaaaataatatgaaattttaaagaaaatataacCGAAATGCATCCTCATGCACTTCTATTGCTTGTGTCCCCTCAGCCATGTCTTGTAAGCGAGTTTGAACAGCCTCATCCAACAAATTCTAACAAACAAAACGTCAAgtaaatgaaaaatttattcaaaagtCATTATATAAAATTGTAACCAATCAGCACCTCATAGCGTATGGCTTCAGCATCAACCGGAGCACCTCCTTTCTTTTTACTTCTCCGACTCAAATGCATTATTTCGATGCGAGTCGGCTTCCTACCATTCTCTTTCAACTAATAGAAGAACAATATcatatatacaaaaaatatgACTGCTGAAATTTTACAAACAACAAAACTTATACTCTTAATTCGCACATTCACAAACAACAAAATAAATGATAAGAAAAACTAGAATCGATCATTAACAacatatctttaaattttaacaacatcatatataattattaatctaTATTTACAACAccataaaagcatataacactAGTTATCTATAACATCAAAGTTCAAACAACAAATAGGTAATATGAGACTTTTTGCAAAGAAAAATACAGGTTAATGCTTACAAATTTGTCTTCCAGAGAAGGGATACTCGTTCGTCCCTGTGCATGAgttccttttttattttttccattttctcgATTTATTTTAGAacttttctggaaaaaaaaattatgttttactatgaatatccataaaaatatatatacatatatttaataataaatactcATGATTACCTCAGTAGCCTTCCAGTACGCACATAATCTTTCCAAACTTCTGTAGCCAACCCATGAGGAATAGGGCGAATAGACACAAGCTAATGGGATATTGGAGTCATAAGATGTAGCTTTAACTTCGGTCCTCCATCGCCTCCATGCAACCCCCATCATTTGCATCACAAAATCTTGATGTTGATCGGAGATTATGAATCATGCctataaacataaacataaatatgttAATGTTTGAAGCTCATGTGTGATATTAAGTAGTTCTCAACTTACAATAACAAGTTTCCATGCCTCCTCCAACCGATGTTTTGGAACTTTTCTCCAGTCTAAATAatcaaggggcaacaaaagtCCATTTCGAGCTATTGTCCCCACATAATTTGCCAGTACCGGTTGTAAATCTCCATAAGGTTGGCCTCTTTCATTAAACATTACATGTAACAAATCATCATGATGCAATGCATGAACATCCTTCATTACAGTTCTCCCACGTCTATTCGGCTGCCTCTGCGAAGGCAACACTTCATTTTCGcctgataaatatatatatatgcaaatTATGATTGTTATTTGGTGCTTTAAACTTAATCA
This genomic interval from Primulina huaijiensis isolate GDHJ02 chromosome 14, ASM1229523v2, whole genome shotgun sequence contains the following:
- the LOC140956569 gene encoding uncharacterized protein isoform X2, with translation MQMMGVAWRRWRTEVKATSYDSNIPLACVYSPYSSWVGYRSLERLCAYWKATELKENGRKPTRIEIMHLSRRSKKKGGAPVDAEAIRYENLLDEAVQTRLQDMAEGTQAIEVHEDAFRDVFGTEHSGRVRCLGAGALPSQVFPEQCRRSSFYNRQNYHSTLEMTNKFKEMQEQMKKDMEMRES
- the LOC140956569 gene encoding uncharacterized protein isoform X1, which produces MQMMGVAWRRWRTEVKATSYDSNIPLACVYSPYSSWVGYRSLERLCAYWKATEKSSKINRENGKNKKGTHAQGRTSIPSLEDKFLKENGRKPTRIEIMHLSRRSKKKGGAPVDAEAIRYENLLDEAVQTRLQDMAEGTQAIEVHEDAFRDVFGTEHSGRVRCLGAGALPSQVFPEQCRRSSFYNRQNYHSTLEMTNKFKEMQEQMKKDMEMRES